DNA from Daucus carota subsp. sativus chromosome 1, DH1 v3.0, whole genome shotgun sequence:
CTTTTCAGAATGCCTCTTCAGTTCACTAGATTGTAAGATGGATGAAGTACTCCGAACAGCACGATTGTAATTCCAAGATAGAAATTCAAGCTTATGAAGCTGAAAAGGATAAAACTTGATCAATTCTCTGACCAGTCGTATTGCTTATAATTTCAACACcactatattaaaataaactagcAAAACATGAATGGTGTTATCCTAAATATTAGCATCAGAAACTTACATAAGGATTTTATAAGTATAAGCTATCATATAAGCCTCCCCGGTGATACTCAATCTTTTACTGGATTAATAAGGCGTCTTAATTTATTACTTACAAATAAAAAACACGTGACacaatttttaagattttctcaACAACATAGAATAATAAATAACCTTCCAAATAAACCATATGTGTTGAATACAATTCAATAGCTATAAGGACAAGTATATAGAAATTTCATTATTTAGATGCAATATCGCCAGCAGTATCCTTGATCTTCACTTATACTACTGCCAAATATGCATTGTCAAAGCACTTCTGATCCTTTTTGTAATCCATAATGGAACTTATAACGATTGTAAATAtactcaaaatttattataacaaTATGCAATCATAAAAATGCCTAAATTTATTCAAGGTTTGTAGCCTCTAAAATCAAATTGCCGAAAGATAAATTTTCTTAACCATCTTGTGCACATTTAAAACAAGATACGTTTAGCTATTAAGTGATTAGGTAATGTCAGAGTTATCACCTGAGGTAACAAGCTTCTTCCAGATATGTATTGCTCCACATTTCTAATGCAGAAGTCCCAGGAAGTTATCTAGCATAACAAATTGTTGAAGTATAAGTTGCAGCAAATCTGGCCACAAATTAAATTACTATCAATTTTTCAATCCTAACCTTCTGATCAGGAGTAAAAACGACGCACAGGTGACCATCATGAGCTATACGCAAATTTTCATAAACAAGCTCCACAGTTGCCTTATTATAGTGTACAGCAATTTCACCCGACAATCTTGGGTGTTCACTTGGCATATCAACGTACAAAAGCTCTTGCAGAATACCCGTCTCATGACCAACTCTGGCTAATGTAGGCAACATTTCAGCAGTAACTTCTGAAAGTGCACAAGAGGAAATAAATATTACATAGCCGACCAGAGAAAAATTGAGTTAAATTATGAGTAATCTGTACATAAGGAATTCAGTTTATGTAATATTATTGTATCCCTAAAGTTGATGCCATCTAATAATATGTTAAAACTCCTAAATAAAAATACTATATCATAGATTAATAGAACACTAAAAAGTAAAAGGTCGAAAGAAAGGAGAAAAGGCAAGAGCTGAACAGAAAATATAATAAGTACAGATTACATACCATAACCACAACCCGGCTTTTGCTCGCATACTTGACAATGCCATTCCCTCTGTACTTGTAATTGAAAACGTATTTAAGTTTAAAGACACGAGACATAAACAATCCAGAATCACGTAGGTAGAACTGTAGTGACACTCATTGCTTGTTGTGTCTAGCTTTACTCAGTCCAAGAATATAAACATTTATAACTCCAGTACCAACATCACggtaaaatataaaactagCAATGTATATTTCACAGACTGCTTTCTTGAAATGAATAACTAGTCACACAAGAAGAATTATTTGCGAAATACACTTGCACCAGTAGGTATCAAACAATCTACAAAGTTCTCCACTCAACTTTGGGTGTAATGAATTGAACCAACACATAAAAACTTTAAATTCCTTCTATCATGTCCACTATTATTACTATCcgagtaaaattttatataaccaACCTGAGCAAAAGTAGCACCCTGTTTAGGGCGATTCTTGCATAGCGAGAAGCACCATCTCTTTTTGGCAGTGGGGGCAAAGAACTCTGCAACAACCTTCCTCCAGAACTCTATGCTAGCCTGTAAGAAATAACACCATGAATACAAAGACTAAATTTACCCTATGCTAGAAGAAGATCGACCTCAAAATAATAGATGTTTTACATTAGCATTTCGATGAAGCTGGTGCATGTACTGGATAAACCGTCTTGCGCAGTTTCCAGGTACATAAAGTGGTCGATTGGGTAAAGAAGGCTGCATGGCACTCTTTTTCGGTAGTTGCATAGTTGCGGGCTCTGAAACTGTCATTGAAATTTGACCATTTTGCTGGTTGTGCCACATCTGTTGCTGTCCGTATATTTCTTTATCCGACTCTTGTTGCGCTAAAAGAGGTCCATGACTCGCTACAACTGAATTGGATGAGAGTACGGGCAGGGAACTAACTCTCTCAGAATTCGAGGGTCCATGGCCTAAAAGTTCTGCCATCAATGTGTGGCATCCAGAACATGGGGTACTTGGTGtgctaaaaataaaatacatacaagTTAAACTTCAAGCCTGGACTTTTAAAAAGCAATAATATCTTGCACTTCAAACTTTTATATAGttacaaaatatgaaaattgcACAGATGCTTAACCAACCTAACACTAAACAAACAAATTATGATCAAATACCTTTATATTATTGACATCCAACACTGAACATTAAAAGGCAATTTCCCGATTAAGCATGAGAAAACAAGCTAATCTTTATATTTTGAGTTCGATTTTCACAGTTACTAAATTTCTACATTAAATTCTACATTTAGTAGAATGTGCTTATTCACCATCTTGTACTATGAAACTTAACTtcctaacaaaaataaaaacaagaaaccatttagcaacaaaaaaacatataacAACATAAAGTCCTATATACAATAAGAGTTAAAGGATTTCTTCAATCGTTGTTTGTATATAATGTCCAGGACAAGTTTATGATAAATCTAATGATGTTGTCACCATGTAATATTCAAGAATAAGAATTCTATGACtgatataactaattataattttatgtatattaaccgattaaaaaaatcttggcctgtttaaaattagtaaaattGTAAGAAACTGAATTTGTTAAGGAGATTATGACCACCATATATAAGAAACTTAGAATTATAACATTGACATATTCTAATGATAATAtcatattcaatatatataaacacttaGACACAAATTTCAATATCATACTCATGTATGCATAAACAATAATTCTAAGgcagttaaaaaaagtaataatgATTATGATAGCAAAAACAATAACGATTGATAACTAGGATAATAATAACCATTACAATTACAATATTAACATAAATTTCATACACAAAATTAAAGTCATAATGTATGCAGaaactatataattataatagacTTATGGAGTAACTACTTCGACTCTGTTTGGGATTGATGTTCAAAGCTCTTTTGTTCAGTTGAAAAAGTAATGTTGTAAAAATTATATGACtgattgttaatttatttttatgtgcaTGATTTGGAGTATAATATATAAGATACAATTTTTTGGTGGAAATTAATGGTGAAACTTGTAGCTGCTTTCGTCAAAAGTTAAACAATACCTTTTCCTTAAAAGCATGGGGGCTGCTCTCCAACTTTTAGACCGAaatatactttaaaaaaaagtgCTTTAAAATTTTACCATACATCTTTTTAAGCTAAAAACCGAATAAGTCCACACTCTCTCTTTACGTTAGTGTTGAATTCCAAGCCATTAGGacaataatataattcaaaaataaatcgaataaaaacaaatttcaaTAAGAATTTGAAAAACAATAGCCATAACTATTATTCATTGTAAAACGCATGACTTTCTTTTACTTAGTTTACCGCCTTTTTAAGCACAAAGTTGTTCGTATGTGTACCAATTTGTCAAATCAAGAGGTTAAAATTACTCACTTTCTGCTATTGTGTATATGTCAACATGATAACAAACTTTTAGCATCATCAACATTTTACTTTTAACAATAACACAGAAGTAACACATAACAATTGCCAACTACTTACTCAAATCATACAAGcttgtttttttaatcattttaccATACGCGTTCACTGTAAATCTAGATGAATCTAAGAAGAGACATAGTTTGGATGTCACAGGTGAATTAACCATTTTTGTCAAAAGTGCATACTAACAAAATAGAAATTAATTGATTATTCCTAGATTTTAACTCAGTGTCTCTTAAATTACTACTTGCATTTTCATTTGGGGGGGATCTCACAAAAATTAACTAATTCACGCCTTAACATATCAAGACTAAATAAACAAATTGTATATATGTACAATGAAACGAAATATATACCATAATCCTTCTGTACACATTCAAACAAAGTACtcaaacaataattaaaaaacgATTTATAAGAACATAAAACAATGAGAAATAGTACTCACCATTGGCATTTGAAAGACATGTATACAGAATAATTAGCTCGATTTCGATTTGCTGTGTAACAATGTAGAAATGAAAGGGAAAATGAATATCAATTTGTAGACATAGGTGGATATACTCCCATTGGTGTATGCGGCGGTTTCAAACCCTCAACGGAATTTTTTGGAATATCTCGAAGACTCCAgaacaatatatatatctaaCTAATACTTGACTCcagttatgtatttttttataatttattttaactttttattaaaCTTCAATGCCCAAATTCAATTATTTTCTTTCAACAATAATATTAAGTTACCTTTTATAGTTGTGCTACTAATTCAGTTAATACGAGAAGTAAGAGATATGACAATTATATCTCTAACAACCAACGATTAACCACATTAAGTCTCTTACGCTAATTATATATGggatatatatattaggattgTAAATTAGTCTCTTGCGCTAATTATATATAGGATATAATTATTAGGATAGGAAATAATTACAATATTAGGAAAGAATATCTATTAGAATGCTTAGCAACAAAAATATCAAAGCTTAGTTGCACTTTTCAAGTGAGACCCTACCTTTTTCCAGAATTCATAAACTTGTATCCTGACTTCACTAGTATTTCAAATCAAGTCTTGTAGTTTTAGAAAATTTCGTTTTGGCCCCTAAAATTTCTCAAAATCACTAAACAATCCTTatagttttgaatttttttatatcaagtCATGAACTTCTCCTAAAAATACAGACCATCCCGATTTTCTGATTTTTGCATATTTTCACAATAGAATAAGAAAAGGTGAATGTCAAAGaatttgatatgaattttaagGATTACATTCACAAACAAAATGGATAGAATGTATATTGTACAAAACAATCTTTAAGTCGAATAAGCATATGGCCATAATTATTATACAACAAATAATATTGCAATAGGATCTTAACCATTTATTTGGTTATCGTGAATATGCAACAAAGAATATTGCAATACAATCACTTACTTGGTCATCGTGAACCAAGAATAAAATTATCTCAACCAGTGTCGTGAAAAGCGCGCCTAGGCGAGCGCCTAGGCGCAAAGCGAAGCAAAGCGCACCCTTAGCGCCTCATATATGTCGAGGCGAAGCAACTTCAATGAAGCGCACGCTTTTAGCCTTGAAGCACAAAGCGCGCTTAAGCACGAAGCGGTAGAAAAGCGCGCTTTAGCGAAGCTAAGTGCATAATAAGATAATTAATGTTATGGGGCCACTTTTAAGGCCCAAAAGTACTaacccataacaaaaaaaacaaattttgggtcacttttaaggcccaaaagtactgacccataacaaaaaaaagaatttttggcCCAAATAAAAAGGCTATATCAGGCTCTCAGCTTTCAACAACTTTAAAAGGGGAAAACCGTAGCCGTTCAAATAACCCCAATCCTTCAAGTTCAAAACAGAGCAAAGGTAAGAGGCCTCGACGTTTAATAGATGAGGACGAAGAAGAAGAacggaatttgaatttga
Protein-coding regions in this window:
- the LOC108197299 gene encoding transcriptional corepressor SEUSS isoform X2, translated to MAELLGHGPSNSERVSSLPVLSSNSVVASHGPLLAQQESDKEIYGQQQMWHNQQNGQISMTVSEPATMQLPKKSAMQPSLPNRPLYVPGNCARRFIQYMHQLHRNANASIEFWRKVVAEFFAPTAKKRWCFSLCKNRPKQGATFAQREWHCQVCEQKPGCGYEVTAEMLPTLARVGHETGILQELLYVDMPSEHPRLSGEIAVHYNKATVELVYENLRIAHDGHLCVVFTPDQKITSWDFCIRNVEQYISGRSLLPQLHKLEFLSWNYNRAVRSTSSILQSSELKRHSEKLVEAASGLQKALNMPQVTDVGYTRRYLRCIEISEVVNCMGDVLDLSVATGLSPRMSLAVLGGLSSEDRAVDSNSSRKRPLLQITDRNKKAPNGGQSNA
- the LOC108197299 gene encoding transcriptional corepressor SEUSS isoform X1, whose amino-acid sequence is MYFIFSTPSTPCSGCHTLMAELLGHGPSNSERVSSLPVLSSNSVVASHGPLLAQQESDKEIYGQQQMWHNQQNGQISMTVSEPATMQLPKKSAMQPSLPNRPLYVPGNCARRFIQYMHQLHRNANASIEFWRKVVAEFFAPTAKKRWCFSLCKNRPKQGATFAQREWHCQVCEQKPGCGYEVTAEMLPTLARVGHETGILQELLYVDMPSEHPRLSGEIAVHYNKATVELVYENLRIAHDGHLCVVFTPDQKITSWDFCIRNVEQYISGRSLLPQLHKLEFLSWNYNRAVRSTSSILQSSELKRHSEKLVEAASGLQKALNMPQVTDVGYTRRYLRCIEISEVVNCMGDVLDLSVATGLSPRMSLAVLGGLSSEDRAVDSNSSRKRPLLQITDRNKKAPNGGQSNA